The Vespula pensylvanica isolate Volc-1 chromosome 3, ASM1446617v1, whole genome shotgun sequence nucleotide sequence atataactaaCCTAAAAACAATCCAATCAATTAATCTCATACAGCTTCAATTATTCATTGTATGCAAGATTgacacagaaaaaaaaaagaacttaaaaaacgaaatcatataaaacattttaaataaagatcTTCAACTTTCTGCAAACGATCGTATCTAATtgacaaatattttcgatcaCGTGATTACAGTGAAAttcatttgttttatcttttgtaatcTTGTTCGTATCTCATAATTAGATAACTTTCGTCAGATTTTTATCtaacaaatatattgtaaCTCTGATCTCTTCTTGTATTTTTGTCTGCGtgtgcgcgtgtatgtgtgtgtgtgtgtgattaaaattaaaaaaaaaaatatcgcaaATATTTGGAAgcagaagaaataaaataaaataaatttcagaGTAGAGATGAAGCTTCGACCGATTTAAATCGCGTCActattctcgttttatttctgtctctctctttctctttttttaccatCGTATTTATATCCAAATAAACCCGTGAATTCTATTTGAATTACATTCatccgatcgaacgaacgacaaATTTAtgcgtttttatttttgaatggTTGGCACCATTACAAATtggaagatttattttatattcatgaaatatgataaaagataTGATTATTTATGTGCTAATAGAATATGtgattatttatacgttaataaaatgtacctaataaaatatgttattgtTTAATGATTTCAAAAGCTTAAAGTTTTAGAAACTtatttctatcaatttttctgatttttgaTACAACGATAAActtttgcatttatttattaaatgaataacgctataattaaaagatttattaaaaatttgtatctatgtaaatatatatatatcctcgtcgacttaaaaatgttttaaggACTGATATTTTTGATGAAgtaataaacttttatatttatatttttcaaacggaCGATATCacaattaaaagttttattttaagtttataaaattagcaatatctaataaaatatatgcttAATTATGTTtctaacgatattaaatacatgttacttttaaaaattcttgtaGATATTTTGTAAACAACAAAtctttgtattaatttatgaaatatgcaatatctaataaaatacatgattatttatattcttaacGACATAATGATATCCTAAAAACTGTATTTTTGTCAATTTCTTGTAAAACGATGAACTTTCATGTTCCTAACAACTCCAAAAACGTCTTAAGAGAACTATATTTCTATAGATTTCTTGTGAAACAATAAACATACGGATTTCactttttacataaataaaagatttcttttgtatttacgAGATACGTGAtaccaaataaaataaatgattgtatatgtttttaatgacttaaatatttcataaccTACAATAGTAAATCTCAATATCTCGTACATTTTCgtacattatttttccttcgtatttttattataattgttaatgaaaaacagagaaaaagcaaTCAATTGTTTTCTGTTGTcgttattaacgataaaatgtCTCAAATTggatatatatcaatatcaaaTCTTAATTAGCTTGCTGCACCAAGgttctttaattaaaaagaaagaaataaaaaaaaaaaaaaaaaagaacgttaaaaacaaataagcgtataaaaatatctcgcaAATTTTAACCTTTACATTCAAGTACAGTTCGTAGTCCGAGTCGTTTCGATTTACACAAGAATTACTTGCCCCTATGTAAATAAGAACGTACACATGCATAGATAGGTACGAACGTATACGTAATTATGGAATTAGCGCATTGGTGCGACTTCAGCGAGCAAAGCTCTTAGTTCTTTAGAGGTTAGGTTGGTCGCCGTATCGACCGGGAATGCGGAGCGCTGCGTatcgatgagaaaagaaaaataaagaaaaaaagaaagaaaaaaaaaagaaacaagaaaaaaacaattgcCGACTTCAAAATGGTCGTCGATGTCTCGCAACGTAAACGCAAGGTGAATGGAAGAAGAGATGTTTCGACGTTGTTTCACGTGTGTACCGGCACAACATATATATCAGTGCACTTACATCTTCGTCCATAAAACACGAcgtatgaaaaaatgaaaagtaacaTCGACGAGAATCAATTTCATTCAACACAACACAACACAATAACAATACAATAACAacacaacaataacaataacaagaaTCTACGGTGACCGATCGTCGagtttggatttttttttttttgttttgtttgaaattgttttttacTAATTTCTACTCACCACTTCTCtgcatttttcttcaaaagacGTTAATGCCGTTCTTTAATCATAACTCAAACGGGTGTGTCACATGAAAAAGTAAACGTGTATTTaatgtctctctttttgtttctcttaatattttcttttttctctttttcgttttgttgtccccactttctctctctctctctctctctctctctccctctccggTGAAAACGTGCAAGATGGCGATGATCACGATGGCGTTAACGAATAACAAAGATCGTAATCTATCGGATTAACTTATTGCTCGTGTAACACGAGAAACTAATACAACGAGAACGTATTCACGTATTCGGGTATGTTTTGAAATACTATTGAGAACTCGACAAAAATCAAGACACGCGTGCGCGCGAATGTACGACCCTACGAGCCAGGCAATACGATTGGGCAAATATTACACGAGGAGCACGATTCACACAAGTTCACTATAGGCGCGAGATGCTCGTTTTCAAGTGAACTCTCATaatactctttctttccttttctcatatatgtatatatctctttctctcttactctctatcACTACCAATCACTGCTCACCATTCGTTTGAGAGATCAACTGCGCATGCTCGATCCGTCGCCATCTTGTAAACTGCTACCATAGAAACTGGGGAAATTGTAAACAAACAAAGTTCTCTACTTGCATTGtcttatcaattatttttgaaaacgtTCATAAGTTTGTTTTGTTAATAACGATTAACCAGAATAATTGGTATACCTTATTTTGTTGAATATACAATTCCtctggaaaaaatatttttaaatcaataatgTTTATGATATCATAAGCACTACGTTAAGAATTtgacattgaaatatattatatactcttATATTCAggtttatataacatttattattacacaaCTTCCTTAAAGACACTTTCATTGCTTAAAATCGTATAgtacttattataataacaaaactgCACACAATTACTATTACATggcagttttttttttctcctagcacataaagaagacaaaatcttaacattttttaatcatatttacatatattctaGCTTGTGCTAGGGAAGAAATCATTCATCTAAATTGATATGTATTTTGTTCCCTGTGAATAACATTAATTAGAGATGAAGTTTCACATATAAGAATACAATTCTTTTGATAGTTGAGAATGTAAAATGTCTTTGTTCgcattttctttgataatacgtatttataaataagattcatagaaaatagaagaatttttACACGAAATAGATATGAGTCTTCTTGCTAATTAAGTGAACATTATGAAATggaatagtaataaataaatttgtgcataaagtatacatatataaatagttaattatcaaataaatttggTCAAATAAGACTGATATAAGATAGAAATGTAATGACTCTGTTACTACAAATTACTTGTACTATGCAGCTATAAAAGTTAATCAAAGTTAAACAAACTTTGTTGTTATTGAATAAGTGAAAAGTAATaagaatatgataataaatatataattatacattattctGATAATGATATCGACGTTGTTAGTGTGCAATTCGTTTGTTGCttaatctctttcttatattacatctatattaattttttagatgACCTGTTTTCATACTATTGTCACGATAAAATTGTAAGTACAATGAACCACATTATTTtcaggaaagagagatagagagaaagagagagagagagagagagagagagagagagagagagagagagagagagagagagagagagcaatgaATACTTAATGAGGTAGAAACTTAATTAAGACGATGTAAAATCGAACAATGGCATTTCGAGTGGTGTTAAAGGTGGCAAGGGTGCTAAACATAGCGAATGTGTGTCATCTGGCCTAATTTCATCGTTAGGACTTACAGATATAGCGTGCAAACGTTCTGTCAATTgtttcacttcttcttctttagctTCTAGTTGACTCAGCAAACTTCCAACGAGGCAGCGTAACTGACAATTAACAGTCTTCAATTCTTCTATAACCGTGCCAGTATCTTTTGGATGTTTGAACGCACTGCTTTCTGTGTCTGGTAATAAAATCAAGCTTAACAAACTATCCTGTTCTTCGATAGTTCTATATATAGCTTGACGCAAAGAACTGTTGTTTCTATCGGATGCAGATTCTGTAGAATTTCCTTTTTCGCTTTGCTTGAATATTTGTTTTGAAATGAGATCTCTCTTTTGAGTTTCTAAATTGACTTTATACTCCTCATATTGAGCCTGCTTCATCCTGGGTCATAAAAGAtagtatttacaaatatacatttcttccttcttttacatacttaattaattattttttcttgtacttACTAAATATTGACaaagttagaaaagaaatttatttctttacctAACAACAGCTGCTTGTCTTTTGTGATAATCTCGTTGAAGTGCGAGAGATTCCAAAGTAATTGCCGTATGTATGGATCTAACGAAAGGCATAGAACTTTGGCCAATTAAAATAGAAGGTTGAGAATCCGTGAAGCTTGATTCTGTAAAGTTCGACTGAAGTTGCGTGAACGCCTCTGATAAAAGCTGAACAACAGCTTCGTGGCACTCCGCTGCTTCTTCAAAACGTCCTTCTCTGAGCAATGCTTCAGCCCTCCTTTGCCGTTCGTGCGCCTTCAAAATACAGATAATAAAGATTCAATAGCGTgttaaggaaaataataaaaaaagatttcttataatattcttaacattcctaatattctattattaatatttctatttatatataaatctggaaaattcatagatatttaattttgtgtaagatttctttaatttcttgttTGTTGTACGAATGACGGACTTTGTTTAACAAACTTTAAGTCAACAGAAAATCATTATTcccaaaataaataattcctaGGAATACGATTCCTATTTAAATACGATGGCGGACATTGGAGACAGAGTAGGGGGTTAGGTGATCGTTGTACTTCTCTGTCGAgcttgtattaaaaatattttgcttttAATATAAACTTCGAGTATATCTGTTGTAGTTTATCTGAttttagaatagaaaagaaatcatttcttGGCATTTCATTCGAACGACTGCATCATGAATAACATCGTCAAGCTtcgtttttacatttatacataaatttgaataaattttattgtaattataccAGGTAagttcaaaattaaaattattttaaattaagattaatttctatttacatataataaatccTTATTCCAACtcattatcgtaaaataaaatatacctaacgaaataaaataaaataagaaaagaaatgaaacaagCGCCAAATTCGAAATTGAACAGAACAATTTAAAGAACGCACTTTTATTCgcttgttttaattaaacgttccaattaattaataagaatttatttattaacactGAAAATCACTTATATTCGTTTGTTtgtacgattaattaattcttttataacgaACGAGTAAGAATAAGGTATAATATTGAACTGATAGACGGTCGTTCGATCGTTACTATACTATCTTTgtgaaaaaatgtattcaagTGTATGAATTGACCTTCAGATAATTTTCAGTTATACGTATGACGGAATTATTTCTAAGGTCGTCTCTTTCACTTACATCTCTTTGTTCCAAGACGATCAGTTCTTATCGTCGTTagtgaatttttattcatatatatgagtatgtatatacagtagaaagataataattaacgcGAGAATTATgtgaattctattttattaatatatatggtgtgtgtgtgtgtgtgtgtgtatgtgtatatatatatatatattcatataatatatatattttcaatatttatgatttttatttaatttagcTTTTCATAGTTAGGTTAATAATTTAGTAGGATTGcatcttaataataaaaagaaaaagatcatagaataaattttgaagaaatttgTTTTGACGAAGTAGATGTATTCGACACAATTGAATGTTTTAATTACATAGTTACATGACATATTATTGCTggtaataatttgttttttaatataagatgttttatattaatagatgTAGGATATTCTGTCGataactttaaaaatatttagataaataaaaataatttaggtTCCTTCATTGGTACCACtatcttaaagaaaaatatatccattgaaatctttgattattttcttctatcgcTTATCCCTATCTTTTAAACAACGCTCCAagtttttaatcttctttgaaaatatatttcggatcgttatatttatttgaaggAAATTGTTCTTGATAAACATTTGTCGCTcgctatatcttttttttttttttccaaccaTGGACTACTGCagttatacaatttatttctaacgAGATATAAGAATCGTTTTAACGATACAGATATCTTCTTGTGCTGGAATATAAATGCTTCATATTGAAAAAGGTAAGATAAAAGATCGGATcaagaatgaaagataaggaagcaaaaaataaatacctaGCGATAGTATCTTTGTCAAATTACAAAGAACGTATTTGTGAAtagatttagaaatatttagatGATGCGTTAGACTATTTATAGTAgaaacatattaaataaatgtaacaaatatacgtaataaatatacgtaataaataaacgtagtAAATAAAcgtacaaaattaaaaaaaggaaaaagcactggaaagaaataattacattaaaattatatcaaattagtGTCAAtgtaataaagagaaagttagagagagagagagagagagagagagagagagagagagagagagagagagagagagagagagagagaaagaaaatagcaTCTTAATGGTTTCTCCTTGTGCAACAGGAGACGACGTAAATCGTAATCGAGAAAACATACGTTCCAATAATAAAGCGTCTGATGGTACTCACCAGGTTCAAGGCAGAAGCCTCCATGACTGATCAGCTGATCGAACGATAGGAAGAAAACAGAACGAGACACGTGCCTCGTTATCATCCGCAGGCGGTTTTGATAAAAGCTTTCTTGTGTTTCATCGACTAAGCACTGTTGTATTTAGTTTCGTGATAGTTCTTAAGGTTCGTCACGAGATGGCGTTAGATATATAcgtgaaacgaacgaaatgttAACGTACCGGCACGTTTTACTCTTACAcgtataatttctcttttattttcttttcataaattatacaacATTTTCATCCTTCCGCATTTCTATTACCTTGGATCAAGATCGATTATGGTACgtacattttacattttaacgatctatcatttttctttagaatataTCAAATTGCGTCTATCAAATTCGTAATCGTATCAAAGCGTACAAATTTTTACGTCATAACCTAATACGgcgtaattttatattaatataatacgaagAATTCATTTACATAGGAGATTATTtatctcactttcttttccccttttttttttattttctctctctctctctttttttttttgcatttatttcCACGtattctatgaaattatttcgatcgcgTGTCATTCATTCGTTAAGGAATACATTTGCGTGcgtgtataaatatgtatttgttaaatttctgcgaaatttttttctcataaaaattttatttcgacccgaacattttatatatatatatatatatatatatataaaatttattattgcataatatatatatatatatatatatatatatatatatatatcatgtgtATGTGTCCGAaagtatctataaataaatataaataaagtatagATTCAATCAAGCTATTACAGAGCCGATTACAGTCACATACATTACCATGATTCACACTTCGATGTTACTACGTTGTAAGGCAACTTTACGGTCGTTGGGGCTTCTGCCTTGCACATAAAAGGCGAGAAGAAATTAAGCGCGAACGCTCATAATGACTAAGCCGaatggaaatattataatgaagaggaattattagaaatattttaatcaatatatatgtatatatttagtatGTAGTAAACCTATAtactaaatttttatatcaacatTATTAACACATACATTACATACAAtcgtacatacctacatacatacatacatacatgcatacatatatgcgtgtgtatgtgtgaataa carries:
- the LOC122628208 gene encoding nuclear receptor-binding factor 2-like isoform X2, which encodes MEASALNLAHERQRRAEALLREGRFEEAAECHEAVVQLLSEAFTQLQSNFTESSFTDSQPSILIGQSSMPFVRSIHTAITLESLALQRDYHKRQAAVVRMKQAQYEEYKVNLETQKRDLISKQIFKQSEKGNSTESASDRNNSSLRQAIYRTIEEQDSLLSLILLPDTESSAFKHPKDTGTVIEELKTVNCQLRCLVGSLLSQLEAKEEEVKQLTERLHAISVSPNDEIRPDDTHSLCLAPLPPLTPLEMPLFDFTSS
- the LOC122628208 gene encoding nuclear receptor-binding factor 2-like isoform X1, with product MSWNKDLLYAHERQRRAEALLREGRFEEAAECHEAVVQLLSEAFTQLQSNFTESSFTDSQPSILIGQSSMPFVRSIHTAITLESLALQRDYHKRQAAVVRMKQAQYEEYKVNLETQKRDLISKQIFKQSEKGNSTESASDRNNSSLRQAIYRTIEEQDSLLSLILLPDTESSAFKHPKDTGTVIEELKTVNCQLRCLVGSLLSQLEAKEEEVKQLTERLHAISVSPNDEIRPDDTHSLCLAPLPPLTPLEMPLFDFTSS